In one window of Deltaproteobacteria bacterium PRO3 DNA:
- a CDS encoding porin family protein yields the protein MPEKALGHGSHARNSMKKFLMILTCFATVAAGLPAFGQGQELPQDTGGANPSYPASIDLSEQDEDGWFIGSDQGVLFFVGTSGNFMDLQYYGSVYGGYNFRGIVQPLMRLSQAIGSTEGFFNATTFFFMLEGGLKITPIRTKFRPFFIGTVGFYHLDFNDFGSPIFDDTNFTFTAGGGLEYKFSSSRINVSSEYRGMINDGLDLRGVQVTLGYAFQF from the coding sequence ATGCCAGAAAAGGCCCTCGGGCACGGCTCCCATGCGAGGAATTCCATGAAAAAATTCTTAATGATTTTAACTTGTTTCGCCACTGTCGCCGCGGGACTCCCCGCCTTCGGCCAAGGTCAAGAGTTGCCGCAAGATACCGGCGGGGCCAATCCTTCCTATCCGGCCAGCATCGACTTAAGCGAGCAGGACGAGGACGGCTGGTTCATCGGCAGCGACCAAGGCGTGCTCTTCTTCGTGGGCACCAGCGGCAACTTCATGGACCTGCAGTATTACGGCTCGGTCTACGGCGGCTACAATTTCCGCGGCATCGTCCAGCCCCTGATGCGCCTCTCCCAGGCGATCGGCAGCACCGAGGGCTTCTTCAATGCCACCACCTTCTTCTTCATGCTGGAGGGCGGCCTCAAGATCACGCCGATCCGCACCAAGTTCCGTCCCTTTTTCATCGGGACGGTCGGCTTCTACCACCTCGACTTCAACGACTTCGGCTCGCCGATCTTCGACGACACCAATTTCACCTTCACGGCCGGCGGCGGCCTCGAGTACAAATTCAGCTCGAGCCGGATCAACGTCTCGTCGGAATACCGCGGGATGATCAACGACGGCCTGGACCTGCGCGGCGTGCAGGTCACCCTGGGCTACGCCTTCCAATTTTAA
- a CDS encoding P-II family nitrogen regulator, whose amino-acid sequence MKMVRAVIRGDQEEKVIQALERHGFVSYTRWEVIGRGKQKGVKKGGVHYLELYKTCLMIVVDDGEEKKLVKVLRDAAFTGKIGDGKIFVTPVESAYTIRTGTEGL is encoded by the coding sequence ATGAAGATGGTCCGCGCCGTGATCCGCGGCGACCAAGAAGAAAAGGTCATCCAGGCCCTCGAGAGGCACGGCTTCGTCTCCTACACCCGCTGGGAGGTGATCGGCCGCGGCAAGCAAAAAGGGGTCAAGAAGGGCGGCGTACACTACCTCGAGCTCTACAAGACCTGCCTGATGATCGTCGTCGACGACGGGGAGGAGAAGAAACTGGTCAAGGTGCTGCGCGACGCCGCCTTCACCGGCAAGATCGGCGACGGCAAGATCTTCGTCACCCCGGTGGAGAGCGCCTATACGATCCGCACGGGGACCGAGGGGCTCTGA
- a CDS encoding P-II family nitrogen regulator, which produces MPLKEIVAIVRPERALDTEEILLSHGALYVARQSVFGRGKEMGQRLFRGWFGRWKSQTSPYLRKAKLSALVEAKDAPKIIRKILEKNCTRQFGDGRVFVLPIEGE; this is translated from the coding sequence ATGCCGCTTAAAGAGATCGTCGCCATCGTGCGACCCGAGCGGGCCCTGGACACCGAGGAGATCCTCCTCTCCCATGGGGCCCTCTACGTCGCAAGGCAGTCCGTCTTCGGGCGCGGCAAGGAGATGGGCCAGCGCCTGTTCCGCGGTTGGTTCGGGCGCTGGAAGAGCCAGACCTCGCCCTACCTGCGCAAGGCGAAGCTCTCCGCCCTGGTCGAGGCGAAGGACGCCCCCAAGATCATCCGCAAGATCCTCGAGAAAAACTGCACCCGGCAATTCGGAGACGGCCGCGTCTTCGTCCTGCCCATCGAAGGAGAATGA